One stretch of Zingiber officinale cultivar Zhangliang chromosome 6B, Zo_v1.1, whole genome shotgun sequence DNA includes these proteins:
- the LOC121992547 gene encoding protein DJ-1 homolog C-like isoform X1, with the protein MAAMGFSPFDYASLSVRAQRPAVTSKRPAAARASSSLNTAPTSAPLPSLKKKVLVPIGMGTEEMEAVILVDVLRRAGAEVFMASVETELMVEASSGTNLVADVCIDECADEVFDLVALPGGMPGSVRLRDCEVLRRITVRQAEEKRLYGAICAAPAVALMHWGLHKRKQITCHPAFMDKLPAFRAVKSNIQVSGELITSRGPGTSFEFALSFVEQLFGHDVALGLGGRLLLPTHCCQERKKEFNNVDWSLEHTPNVLIPIANGSEEMEVVMLVDILRRAKVNVTVASVEKSKRIIGSQNIKLMADSSITDSSKPIYDLIILPGGTAGVERFQKSRILKKLLQEQMKAGRIYGGICSSPIILHNQGLLKDKLATAHPAAIAKLTGNVAENSGVVIDGKVITGKGLCTVIDFSLAIITKLFGNGRARSVAEGIVFKYSGS; encoded by the exons ATGGCTGCCATGGGGTTCTCACCGTTCGACTACGCGTCTCTCTCCGTTCGAGCGCAGCGGCCGGCGGTGACCTCTAAGCGTCCTGCAGCAGCTAGGGCATCGTCCTCCCTCAATACGGCGCCCACTTCTGCTCCCCTCCCTTCTCTCAAGAAGAAGGTCCTTGTCCCTATTGGGATGGGCACGGAGGAGATGGAAGCCGTCATCTTGGTGGACGTCCTCCGCCGGGCTGGTGCTGAAGTTTTCATGGCTTCTGTAGAGACGGAATTGATGGTGGAGGCCTCCTCGGGGACCAATCTGGTGGCAGACGTTTGCATTGATGAGTGCGCTGATGAGGTGTTCGATCTCGTCGCACTGCCG GGAGGAATGCCAGGCTCAGTCCGCTTAAGAGATTGTGAAGTTCTTCGTAGGATAACAGTGAGACAGGCAGAGGAGAAAAGGTTATATGGTGCCATTTGTGCTGCTCCTGCTGTTGCTTTGATGCACTGGGGTCTTCATAAGAGAAAGCAG ATCACTTGTCATCCAGCTTTTATGGATAAGCTTCCTGCCTTTCGGGCTGTGAAATCCAACATCCAAGTCTCTGGAGAGCTCATTACAAGTCGTGGTCCTGGCACATCCTTTGAATTTGCCCTATCATTTGTTGAACAGCTCTTTGGTCATGATGTGGCTCTAGGTCTTGGAGGTAGGCTG TTGCTTCCAACTCATTGTTGCCAAGAACGAAAGAAAGAATTCAATAATGTTGACTGGTCCCTTGAGCATACTCCAAAT GTTCTTATTCCAATTGCTAACGGCTCAGAAGAAATGGAGGTTGTAATGCTGGTGGATATCTTGAGGCGAGCAAAGGTGAATGTTACAGTTGCCTCAGTTGAAAAATCCAAACGGATAATTGGTTCTCAAAACATAAAACTAATGGCGGACTCATCAATTACGGATTCTTCGAAGCCAATATATGATCTTATCATTCTTCCT GGAGGAACTGCTGGAGTTGAGCGATTTCAGAAGTCTAGAATCCTGAAGAAATTACTCCAGGAACAAATGAAAGCAGGAAGAATATATGGTGGCATCTGCTCATCTCCAATAATACTACATAACCAAGGCTTGCTGAAG GATAAACTTGCTACAGCTCATCCTGCTGCCATTGCGAAGTTAACTGGCAATGTCGCTGAAAATAGCGGAGTGGTAATAGATGGGAAGGTCATTACTGGAAAAGGTCTTTGTACCGTAATCGATTTTTCTTTGGCCATTATAACCAAGTTATTTGGAAATGGACGGGCAAGAAGCGTAGCTGAAGGGATTGTGTTCAAGTACTCAGGGTCCTGA
- the LOC121992547 gene encoding protein DJ-1 homolog C-like isoform X2 yields MPGSVRLRDCEVLRRITVRQAEEKRLYGAICAAPAVALMHWGLHKRKQITCHPAFMDKLPAFRAVKSNIQVSGELITSRGPGTSFEFALSFVEQLFGHDVALGLGGRLLLPTHCCQERKKEFNNVDWSLEHTPNVLIPIANGSEEMEVVMLVDILRRAKVNVTVASVEKSKRIIGSQNIKLMADSSITDSSKPIYDLIILPGGTAGVERFQKSRILKKLLQEQMKAGRIYGGICSSPIILHNQGLLKDKLATAHPAAIAKLTGNVAENSGVVIDGKVITGKGLCTVIDFSLAIITKLFGNGRARSVAEGIVFKYSGS; encoded by the exons ATGCCAGGCTCAGTCCGCTTAAGAGATTGTGAAGTTCTTCGTAGGATAACAGTGAGACAGGCAGAGGAGAAAAGGTTATATGGTGCCATTTGTGCTGCTCCTGCTGTTGCTTTGATGCACTGGGGTCTTCATAAGAGAAAGCAG ATCACTTGTCATCCAGCTTTTATGGATAAGCTTCCTGCCTTTCGGGCTGTGAAATCCAACATCCAAGTCTCTGGAGAGCTCATTACAAGTCGTGGTCCTGGCACATCCTTTGAATTTGCCCTATCATTTGTTGAACAGCTCTTTGGTCATGATGTGGCTCTAGGTCTTGGAGGTAGGCTG TTGCTTCCAACTCATTGTTGCCAAGAACGAAAGAAAGAATTCAATAATGTTGACTGGTCCCTTGAGCATACTCCAAAT GTTCTTATTCCAATTGCTAACGGCTCAGAAGAAATGGAGGTTGTAATGCTGGTGGATATCTTGAGGCGAGCAAAGGTGAATGTTACAGTTGCCTCAGTTGAAAAATCCAAACGGATAATTGGTTCTCAAAACATAAAACTAATGGCGGACTCATCAATTACGGATTCTTCGAAGCCAATATATGATCTTATCATTCTTCCT GGAGGAACTGCTGGAGTTGAGCGATTTCAGAAGTCTAGAATCCTGAAGAAATTACTCCAGGAACAAATGAAAGCAGGAAGAATATATGGTGGCATCTGCTCATCTCCAATAATACTACATAACCAAGGCTTGCTGAAG GATAAACTTGCTACAGCTCATCCTGCTGCCATTGCGAAGTTAACTGGCAATGTCGCTGAAAATAGCGGAGTGGTAATAGATGGGAAGGTCATTACTGGAAAAGGTCTTTGTACCGTAATCGATTTTTCTTTGGCCATTATAACCAAGTTATTTGGAAATGGACGGGCAAGAAGCGTAGCTGAAGGGATTGTGTTCAAGTACTCAGGGTCCTGA
- the LOC121992548 gene encoding sterol carrier protein 2-like: protein MSTSLKSAALLEQMKVHLATDAGKQISSKISLVYQLNIAPKKIGVDEEIYVVDLKQGTVTEGPYDGKPDATFSFTDNDFLSIATGKMNPQIAFIRGAMKIKGSISAAQKFTPDIFPKPSKL, encoded by the exons ATGTCGACCTCGCTCAAGTCCGCGGCTCTTCTAGAGCAGATGAAGGTCCATCTCGCCACCGACGCTGGAAAGCAGATCTCCAGCAAGATAAGCCTCGTCTACCAGCTCAACATCGCCCCAAAG AAGATTGGAGTGGATGAGGAGATCTACGTTGTCGATCTCAAGCAAGGAACGGTCACCGAAG GCCCGTATGATGGGAAGCCAGATGCTACCTTTTCCTTTACGGATAACGATTTCCTGTCAATTGCGACAGGGAAGATGAACCCGCAGATTGCATTCATCAG AGGAGCGATGAAGATTAAGGGAAGTATAAGTGCAGCTCAAAAGTTCACACCTGATATCTTCCCCAAACCATCAAAACTTTAA